One stretch of Indicator indicator isolate 239-I01 chromosome 36, UM_Iind_1.1, whole genome shotgun sequence DNA includes these proteins:
- the ZNRF4 gene encoding E3 ubiquitin-protein ligase ZNRF4 — protein sequence MNPWLHLLHFVLALAFCSTAPAEAFAYLAYNDSSQCVAYKAQPACFGPQLPAEELTAYVTEVRPPNACRAIENPPAPRTASDISVALIKAEECSFVQKVLHAQQAGYQIAVVHSLGSEQLITMKAEDKEIQQLVRIPSLFAGQSLSLHLQRVLQCKGGEYIKLLPPKRGLSPCEDSAKVLQEKQDSWIRFCGVGAAVSVVAGLVWYQRAHKAKQHTSRQGDQHKACVLCMAKYKKWDPLKIQTLSPSHTVTSVSEHSEGGMERELKKDVSTVGGELLGALETL from the coding sequence atgaATCCTTGGCTCCATCTCCTTCACTTTGTGCTGGCCCTTgccttctgcagcactgctccagcagaAGCCTTTGCTTACCTGGCTTACAATGACAGCTCCCAGTGTGTTGCCTACAAAGCCCAACCTGCATGCTTTGGgccacagctgccagcagaagaGCTGACAGCCTACGTGACGGAGGTGAGGCCACCCAACGCTTGCCGTGCCATAGAGAATCCTCCAGCACCAAGAACAGCCTCTGACATCTCTGTTGCCCTCATAAAGGCAGAGGAGTGCTCTTTTGTGCAGAAGGTCCTGCATGCCCAGCAGGCTGGGTACCAAATCGCTGTGGTGCACAGCCTGGGCTCGGAGCAGCTGATCACCATGAAGGCTGAGGACAAAGAGATCCAGCAGCTGGTGAGGATCCCATCGCTCTTCGCCGGACAGTCGCTCTCCCTGCACTTGCAAAGGGTTCTGCAGTGCAAGGGAGGGGAATACATCAAACTCCTGCCACCCAAACGTGGCTTGAGTCCTTGTGAAGACAGTGCCaaggtgctgcaggagaagcaggactCCTGGATCAGGTTCTGCGGGGTGGGCGCTGCCGTCTCGGTCGTGGCTGGCTTGGTGTGGTACCAGAGAGCTCACAAGGCAAAGCAGCACACTTCCAGGCAGGGAGATCAACACAAGGCCTGTGTGCTCTGCATGGCAAAGTACAAGAAATGGGACCCCCTGAAGATCCAGACCCTGTCCCCTTCCCACACGGTGACCTCGGTGTCTGAGCATTCGGAGGGGGGCATGGAAAGGGAGCTGAAGAAAGATGTGAGCACAGTGGGAGGGGAGTTGCTTGGTGCACTGGAGACCCTTTGA